In Aliivibrio fischeri, the sequence TGTTTTGAATATGATGATAGAAAAAGTCTAGAAGACACATCAGGTGAGCTTGTAGCGGCTTTAAATCAGCTATCAACTCAAAATCCGAATCAAGACCTACATGTTATTGGCCATAGTCAAGGAGGGTTGGTTGCCCGACGTGCATTAACTTCAGAAAGAGAAGATCAACAAACGGTCACGGCTAAGAAAGTGCAATTAACAACGGTTTCATCTCCCTTTAATGGTATTGAAATTTCATCACATTGTGGAATAACGCCTTTACGTATTCTCTCATTAGGTATTGTCGATTTGATTTGTTATGCCGTGACGGGAGAAAAATACCAACAAATACCGCCGAATGCTGATTTTATCGAGCAACCAGGTGATCTTGTCGCATCAGTCTCTCAGCATTTGGTGATCAAAACCGATGAGCGAAATTCGTGTCGTAAGGAAAATGACAAAGGAGAATGCATTGAGGACGATTACGTTTTCAGTGTTAATGAACAATCAAATAATCAAGTTGATGATGGTGTGAACACGGATTTAGTAATCGTAAAAGCAGGTCATGTTGAGATTGTTGGAAATGGAGAGTCAGTACCAACAGCTCTAATTAATATATTAAAACAGAAAGAAGTATTGGTGGATAAATCGGATATCAATCAACAAGAACAGGCTCGTTTACTTCAACTTCTTTATTCAACGCCACAAGAATCAAATCTATAAAAAACCAGCCGGTGGAGGCTGGTTGATTTAAATGATGATGGTTATCTACCTACCGTACGTCTTTTTAATATAAGCTTCAAAATCATCACACATTTTTTGGTTAGACTCAGCATTACTTGCTAATGTTGTTGGCCCATCAATAATCGTGATGTTGGCATGTAGAGGTGCAACGTCTGCTTGAGTTCGAGAGTTTAACTCTGCGATTTTATCTTGCTCTACTTTCCATGCATCTTGTGCAGATAAGTTACACTCGTCAGCTAAGTATTTCGCGTTAAACCCTTCCCCTGTCAATGCAATGATAGAGTCATTGTGACTAACACTATTACCCGCATTCCAATAATGTTTTGCAAGTAATGGGCCGATCTCAGGGTTATCGGTTAAGTAGCCAAACTTCTCAGTGAAATAAGCGCGAGTTTGATATACCGCCATGTGCGCAAGTAAATAGCCATGATAAGCACAAGCCGCTTCATCTGATACTAAATGTGGTATTGCCATTAATGGGCGAGAGCTACATGCTAGTCCTAAGATTTTTTTCTCTGAAGCACGAGCTAATGCAGTGATGTTTTCTGGTGTGAGTTCTTCGTCGCTTAATCGATATAACGCACGCTCAAAGTAAGGCACCACCAAAATGCTGCGCTCTTGGTATGCTTTAAACGGTTGTTTGGAATCAATGATAGCCTTAATAATCTCATCAGGAACAGGAGTACCATTATCATCTAATGCGTATTGTTTTAACCAGTCTGCATCGGTTAATAAGCTGTCACAAAACATCGATTGAGTTTCAGCGTATGCCATTGATGTTGGAGCAAACTCTTGAGAAAAACATGGTGCGTTCATTTTTACATTTGAGAAGTGAGCGGCATGACCACCTTCGTGGAATAAGGTATTCATACCATCATAACCACTACCAATTTGATCTGGTTTAGCGTTACTTGTGAAGTTAACTTTTGCTGCAATCCATTGGTTTTGATCGTAGAACGAAGGAATTGGACCATGGCAGAATCCATTTGGATATTTACCTTTACGATCTAATAAATCCAATGTTAACTCTGCGCCTGAAAATTCAATGTTCAAGCGACCAAATGATTCAACCCAACGGCGTAACGATTTAGAGAAAGGTACATATGGATCTAAATCTCGCATAGCATCGCCAGCAAATGAGAAAACGAAGTTATGTGCAAGTAGTGCATCTTTCCCTTTATCTGCAGCTAGTTGGTTTAAACTTCGTTGATGACATTCATGAGTACGCTTTTCAAAGTCATCCAAAATGGTAAATAACTCATCAGCACTCATTTTCTCTTTTTTCGTTACTGAATAATCAAAGAAAGTCTCAAATCCTTGAGAGCGAGCAAATTGGTTACGAAGTTTGATCAGTTCAATAAAGCCATTTTGTAGTAGCCATTGTTCTAAATCGAGAAAGGCTTGGTGAGCAGAGCGACGTGTCGCTTCATTAGAGCTGGTACGAACAACCGATGCAAGAACAGGAAGAGATCCTTCAACGGTATCACCCGCTTCATTCACATAAGTCATGGTGTGGTTTTGTTTTTTCTCAAACAAACCAGCTTCAAATTTTATCAGTTCTGATTTTAGTTTCTGTGCGGTTTCAGACTCAATAGCGTGTGATTCAAATGTAGCTAACCAGCCTTGTAATCCAATCAGAGTTTGCTCTTTTTCCTCTGTATTTGTAATAGATTGAGCTTGTTTGATTTGTTGCTTTATGGCTGGAATTTGTGTGGCGTCACTTAAGAATTGCGTCCAAGCGGTTTCAGCTTCTGTTGAGCCGTTATGATCATCACTCAGCCCCATGTAAGTATCCCAGAAGAAGTTTTCTTTGGTGCGATGAATAGATAAATAACGTTGATTTAAGTCATTAAGATAAGCGGTAGCAGTCATTTTCTTCCCTTTAATGCAGACTTGTGAACTGTGATTATGGCATAAATTGAGTAAGGAGAAAGTCGGATAAATAAAAAGCTCAATTTGTAGTTAAAAAGACGCAGATTTAAAGACGAAAGCCCTAAGATGAATCACATTGGGCTTTGTCTTTATTGGATATTTATACGTTTCGGAATTGAGCGACCAGAGCTCCTTGAGAATCAATTGTTTCTGAGAGAGTGCTGCACTCTTTCATCGTTTCATTTGCAATGTTGTGTGTATGTTCACAGACATTATTAATTGATTGAATGTTTGTATTCATGTCTTCGGATACTTTGACAATTTGCTCAATCGCAACGGATATTTGAGTGTTTTTTTCAGCAATTGCACTAACTTGCTCAAAGGATTCTTGTAACGTATGGCCTGATTTATTTGCTGAATCTACGCATACACCAGATAGTGATTTACCTTGTTCCATTGCTTCAACTGCATCTTGTGTACTTTGTTGTATCTGTTTGATCATATCTTGAATTTCTTTTGCTGAATCTTGACTTCGCTGAGCTAATGCTCTGACTTCATCAGCAACAACGGCAAATCCTCTGCCTTGTTCTCCGGCTCGTGCAGCTTCGATTGCCGCATTTAATGCTAATAGATTTGTTTGTTCTGCAATCGCTTGTATCACGGTTAACACAGAACCAATTTCGTTACCACGAGCTTCCAGTGTTGCAATAATATTGGAGGCATTGGTTAATTGTGTTGAAAGCATTTGGATTGAGTTTACGGTCTCTGTGACTGTTGCCATTCCCTCTGAAGTGACTTGATATGCTTCTTCTGTTGCTTGAGCTGTACTTAGAACATTTGCCGCAATATCGTTAACGGAAGCTGACATTTCTTGGATAGCATTAGCAACTTGATTGGTTTCTTGAGTTTGTTCGTTCAGGTTATTAACGGTATCTAGGCAGTTAGAAGTTGATGATTTTGCTAGTGTTTCAATCTGCTCGTTAGAGTCTTGAATACGTCCAATAATGGCATTAATTTCAGATTGACGCATTTTTAACGCAAGTTCTATTTCTGAAATATCATCCACATGATTCGTGTAAATTAATTCCATTAGTGGATTATCAAAGACCGCTTTTGCTTTAGTTGATAATTGCTCTAAACGACGAGTTAATGAATAGACACTCAATAGCGAAAGTGTACTCAAGAGGCTTAAACCAAATAAAGGGGCCATTGATGTGAAATCAGAGCCGCGACAATAAAACTAGGTATTAATGTTAAAGCAAAGCGTTGCCATAAACGAGTTCTTGGCAATGTTAGTTTTAATGGTTTCTTACCTGATTTTAATGACGCATATACTTTTTCAGCGTTAGCAATATGCTCTCGAGAAGGACTTAATCTAACAGATTGATACTCTTTTATTTCACCATTTTGAAGGATAGGAGATGCGAAGGCGTCAACCCAATAGTAATTTCCGTCTTTACATTTATTTTTAACTAATCCCATCCATGATTTTTTGTTTTTTAGGTGAGACCACATATCTTTAAATGCTTCACTCGGCATATCTGGATGGCGAACGATATTATGGGGTTGTGAATTCAGTTCATCTAACGTAAATCCAGCTACTTCACAAAAATTGTTACTTGCGTAGGTAATATGACTTGATGGGGAGGTGATTGATAACAAGTTATATTCTTTGGGAAATAGAACTTCTTTATTGTTAGACGTATCTGTCTTCATGTGTTTGTCTCTTTTTGTCTCGATAAATTCAGCAGCTAAATGTAAGCAAATATTACACCATACTGTATTTTTATTGAGGTTTTGTGCCTATTTTTTCTTGATGCTTTCTATAACCTTGTCCGATTTATTATTTATGTTGTGAAATCAAATCTGATTCATTGCTGCTGTGTAATGCTTTAGTGGCCTTGTTTAATGCAAGTTTTATTTTTTTGTTAAATAAAAAGCTGGGTGAATCAGGTGGGTCATATTTTTGACAAGGGAAAATCAATAATTATTAAAATAATATGCGAGTGTATAAGTTGATATTTTTCTTTTAAAAATCAATAAATCACTTCATTTCTCATTAGGCTTTTATTCACTGTAACCTATTGAAATCTCATTACGGTAACGATTGCTTATTTATATTTTGCTCAGTTTGTGTGAAAATGCGCGCAAATTATGACTGCAACTTTAACGCACTTTAGTATTTAGTAAGGATAGTTCCATGTCTCAGGACAATGCACAGCAAGCTGAAACAACATCAAATTTTGAAAAGAAATTAGATGGTTTTTTTAAAATTTCACAACGTGGTAGTTCAGTTCGAACAGAAATGATTGCGGGTTTAACTACTTTTTTAGCGATGGTTTATTCGGTTATTGTTGTACCAAGCATGTTAGGAGCGGCAGGCTTTGATACTGGTGCAGTATTTGTTGCTACCTGTTTAGTTGCTGCATTTGGCTCACTGTTAATGGGGTTATGGGTTAACTTACCAATGGCAATTGGTTGTGCTATCTCATTAACTGCGTTTACTGCGTTCAGTTTAGTATTAGGTCAAGGCGTAAGTATTCCTGTTGCGCTTGGTGCTGTATTTATTATGGGTGCTTTGTTTACGCTTATTACGGTAACGGGCATTCGTCAGTGGATTTTAAATAACTTACCGTCAGGTATTGCTCATGGTACTGGCATTGGTATCGGTCTCTTCTTACTGCTAATTGCTGCAGATGGCACGGGGCTTATCGTAAAAAATGCACATGCGGGTCTGCCTATTATGCTAGGTGACATTACTTCGTTTTCTGTGATCATGTCAGTACTTGGTCTTGCGGCTATCTTTGGTTTAGAAAAGAAACGTGTTCCTGGTGGTATTTTATTAGTGATTGTTGCTATCTCAATCATCGGTTTAATTTTT encodes:
- a CDS encoding M3 family metallopeptidase, with the translated sequence MTATAYLNDLNQRYLSIHRTKENFFWDTYMGLSDDHNGSTEAETAWTQFLSDATQIPAIKQQIKQAQSITNTEEKEQTLIGLQGWLATFESHAIESETAQKLKSELIKFEAGLFEKKQNHTMTYVNEAGDTVEGSLPVLASVVRTSSNEATRRSAHQAFLDLEQWLLQNGFIELIKLRNQFARSQGFETFFDYSVTKKEKMSADELFTILDDFEKRTHECHQRSLNQLAADKGKDALLAHNFVFSFAGDAMRDLDPYVPFSKSLRRWVESFGRLNIEFSGAELTLDLLDRKGKYPNGFCHGPIPSFYDQNQWIAAKVNFTSNAKPDQIGSGYDGMNTLFHEGGHAAHFSNVKMNAPCFSQEFAPTSMAYAETQSMFCDSLLTDADWLKQYALDDNGTPVPDEIIKAIIDSKQPFKAYQERSILVVPYFERALYRLSDEELTPENITALARASEKKILGLACSSRPLMAIPHLVSDEAACAYHGYLLAHMAVYQTRAYFTEKFGYLTDNPEIGPLLAKHYWNAGNSVSHNDSIIALTGEGFNAKYLADECNLSAQDAWKVEQDKIAELNSRTQADVAPLHANITIIDGPTTLASNAESNQKMCDDFEAYIKKTYGR
- a CDS encoding alpha/beta hydrolase; the encoded protein is MKQKDFFLYAVMSVFLGMQGCASSSDIKQNVGTSEIAHTKQTLQIAGLKHCNNEGNDSIHLNPDEPLTIIVHGCFSSAGRFEILADVYGLYDQQAICFEYDDRKSLEDTSGELVAALNQLSTQNPNQDLHVIGHSQGGLVARRALTSEREDQQTVTAKKVQLTTVSSPFNGIEISSHCGITPLRILSLGIVDLICYAVTGEKYQQIPPNADFIEQPGDLVASVSQHLVIKTDERNSCRKENDKGECIEDDYVFSVNEQSNNQVDDGVNTDLVIVKAGHVEIVGNGESVPTALINILKQKEVLVDKSDINQQEQARLLQLLYSTPQESNL